ACTAAGTGCGCAGCCAAATCAAGTGTGTGCAAATATTCATACGAAGGAACGGGAAGATGGAAGAGATGGACACACTCACGAGGAAGGATAATGTGGGAACGAACATGTCGCAAAGCTAAATAAGTGCGCGGACAGATGAAGGCTCTTATCTTTGTAACCGTTCATTGTTTTCAGGCGGTGCGTCCCAATGTTCTATGCGTTGTCATGCACTTAGCGGAGGAAAAACGTTTTATCTTTTTGCGTGTATTGCTTTTCTCCATGTAGCCATGTCGTCACTTTGTCCACATGGAcgtttcttcccctttgacATTTCTTCCGCTTTTGCCACCCCCCCCCTCAGTGGGACATCCAAACTTTACGAAGTGATATCCGCCACGTCTTAATTCGTGCGACTTTGTTTTCAAAAAGGTGACTTTACGTATGCACGAACAATGAGGTAAGGCCACTGGGCCTTTTCATAGATTAGTGCCCGCGGGAGAACGCCGTATTAGGGGTCGACAtgccttctccttctcttccgtggggtgaaaaataatattcttCTGAAATACCTTCCCCTGTCCTGTGGACGGATAGGAACTTTGTGGCCGTCCCCACTGCATCCACGTGATGAGTGCAGTGGGCCAACAATTGTGCTCGTTTTTGCCGTCTTTGTGCAAAATTCGGGAGCCCATTGGGGCTAGAATGATTGTGAAGAATGTGGAAATGGGAGGCCTCTCCATCCGGGCCTCCTTCTACGAGGCTCTTTTGtctcgcattttttttttttttttttttttttttttttttcatggggATCCAAACTTCATGACTGCCGGCTtgaagcaattttttttttttttttttatttttttttttttcacaaatccCCTCGAGGTTGAGGCGATGGTTCACCATGCGGGGCATTTCAATGATAGGGAAAATCAGTGCTTGTGTTTAAGGGAATTCGCAAAATTGCACCTCTTGCGTTTTCTCCGTGTCGTCTCTCCTCCGGCGTCGTCTCGCCATTCGTGCATGGTCACCTTATTTGggcttctcttttcttctccctccaTTCGCAAAGCGCTCCGTCCGCATTGAATCCAccaaaggagaagaacatcCCTTAAATCAATTTCAAGCACATGCCGTTCGCAAGCCCTGCCCGTGAATAGCCGATGCGAGGAGGCCCACTTTTGCCATTCAGGTTGTCTTCCAAAAGTGGTACCCCATGAGTTATGCAGCTGGGCAATTTTCATAATCTTCTCAAAAAGTGCGATCAGTATTTGAGATTCTCAATTTTTACGCCTCtttgtgtttttcccctATTTTGTGAAATTTGTGTGCATCCTTTCATTCgggattttttcttttttcttctcatcccTTTTTATGTGTCATCCTGAGTGGTCGTTTCGCATACTTCGCCTCTTACTGGTGTGGCCACACACCCCGTTTTTGGTCTCCCAAAATTGCAGCCGCGTGGGCACAGGCAGATCATAAGATCGGGGGCTGAACTTGGTGGGGTGTCTCTTCCCATTACGTCGATAACATCCCTATTAAGGGTAGGCATATAAAGGACAGGGGGAGAGATACACACAaaagtgcatatatgtacatatgtatgttcaGTTTGACCCCCCCCGTGAGCTAAATGAAGATTCAGAACATCGGGGAGGAGTCCATCCACAACATCTGCAGTAGCCAAGTGATATTCACGCTGAGCAGCGTAGTAAAGGAGCTAGTGGAAAATAGCATAGATGCAGATGCgacagaaataaaaataaagctaGTCGAAAATGGGATAAAATTAATACAAGTAAATGACAATGGAGCAGGAATTAAAAAGtccaattttgaaaatgtttGCGCGAGGCATGCTACCTCAAAGATAACTGAATTTGAGGATATACATACCTCCTTAAATACATTAGGGTTCAGAGGGGAAGCATTAAATTCCTTGTGTATGTTAAGCGATCTACACATTGTAACGAAGCATGATGAAAGTAGCCACGGATATTTGCTAAAATTTGATGGCCTTGGAAGGTTAAGTCATGAAGAACCTATAGCACGTCTAAGAGGGACAACAGTAAGttgtgaaaatatttttaaaaatattcctataaggaaaaaagactttataaaaaatataaaatcacAACTATCAGATTTGCTTCTCCTGATGCAACAGTACGCCATTATTTATTCTcatataaaattttgcattcaaaaTATCGTTACGGTGAAGGggaatgtgaaaaatatgaatatgcTATTAACGAacggagggaaggaaagtatTAAAAATAGTGTACATACTATATATGGGAAAAGAAACATTGGTAATCTCATCGACTTCAATATAGACGAAGAAGAGTGGAAACTCAGAGCATACATAAGTGATAACAACAGTGGAAGGAGAGATAGAGACATCCaattttattacattaaCAATAGACCAATACatgtattaaaaaatgtgaataaaATTATCAACTCCATTTATAGAGAATTTAATAGTAGGCTATACCCCATTATTATTTGTAATATCCTCTCCGACACCAAGAATTTTGATATCAATGTAACTCCAGATAAGAGGgaagtattttttatttatgaaaATGAATTGTGCGAAAAGATCAAGACTTCCTTGGTTAGTTTGCTCACCCCGAAGACTAGCCAACTTGTTGATACGCATATCGGTGATTATTTTTTGAAGGCAAACAATATACAGCTTCCTATGTTGGGGGGATCTTCACATGAGAGGAGAATGTTGGGCcgagtgaaagaagaagatgccACTGAACAAGGGGGCTCGATGACACAGTTGCTAGTTAGTGAGGCACCCCAGGGGGGATTCTCCGCAAGTGAAACGATTGGAATTggcgaaaaagggaaaaaaacaacaccTTCTTGGGAGGGTTCTTCCACTGGGGAAAGCTTCTCCGAGGGGGGAAGAGACAGTACTGGGGGAGTCAAGGAGGAGGTGCCCATAGGACAGGAGGACCTACAAAATAGAAGGGACACGAGTGATCATGTGGACCATGTTAGGAAAAGTCCCCCTGAACATGCGAATATGTGGCCTCTACAAAGACCAGAGGATAATGAACCAGGGAGGAGAGGGAGCTTCACAAAAAGTTTGGAACCCCAAGTGTGTGTGCAAGTGAAGGAGGAATATCCTGACGAAGAGTACACCCCCCCCGTTAATTCGggtgatcttttttttcgcagtCCTGTCGCTAATAGGGGGAGTAACTCTGCATTGCAAGTGAACATGCCGAGCAGTTATCATCGCGTGGGGCGCGCACGGCAGGGTTGGCAAGTCGAAGGGTCCGTTCTGAAAAAAGGCGCTCAGGGAGACGGATTGACGGAGGAGGAAGCACCGAGGGTTCAAGCGTACGAGTACCAGCTGGGGGACGGTTCGACGGAGGAGGGGTGCGAGATGGAAGATCATCCTAGCGCACATGCATTCGAGTACAAGTTGGAAGATTCCCCTAAACTGTGCGTTCAAGAGTACAAGTTGGAGGCTTCGCCCAAGTTTTTCGTTCAAGAGAATAAGTTGGAAGATTCCCCTAAACTGTGCGTTCAAGAGTACAAACTGGAAGATTCCCCTAAACTGTGCGTTCAAGAGTACAAACTGGAAGATTCCCCTAAACTATATGTTCAAGAGTATAAGTTGGAGGAATCGCCTAAGGTTCATTCGTACCAGTGTAAATTGGAAGGCGAAGGCGGTAGTCCCCACTACGACATAATGCACAGAGCTGGTGATAACCCTGGTGAAGGAGAACTCAACCCCAAAAGCCAAccggaaggagaaaatcacAACCGTAGTGCAGACTCACCCGATGATGCGCTTGACTACACCTTCGAACagttaaaagaaaacataaaaagtaGATGCATTAAAAGCATCCCCATAGACATCAACATGTATATCAACAGGGAGCAAATGAAGAGCGGGTTCGATTATGATCAGGTCCATGTTGTAAATTTAACAAAtagcgaaaaaataaaaaa
The Plasmodium knowlesi strain H genome assembly, chromosome: 2 DNA segment above includes these coding regions:
- a CDS encoding mismatch repair protein pms1-like protein, which gives rise to MKIQNIGEESIHNICSSQVIFTLSSVVKELVENSIDADATEIKIKLVENGIKLIQVNDNGAGIKKSNFENVCARHATSKITEFEDIHTSLNTLGFRGEALNSLCMLSDLHIVTKHDESSHGYLLKFDGLGRLSHEEPIARLRGTTVSCENIFKNIPIRKKDFIKNIKSQLSDLLLLMQQYAIIYSHIKFCIQNIVTVKGNVKNMNMLLTNGGKESIKNSVHTIYGKRNIGNLIDFNIDEEEWKLRAYISDNNSGRRDRDIQFYYINNRPIHVLKNVNKIINSIYREFNSRLYPIIICNILSDTKNFDINVTPDKREVFFIYENELCEKIKTSLVSLLTPKTSQLVDTHIGDYFLKANNIQLPMLGGSSHERRMLGRVKEEDATEQGGSMTQLLVSEAPQGGFSASETIGIGEKGKKTTPSWEGSSTGESFSEGGRDSTGGVKEEVPIGQEDLQNRRDTSDHVDHVRKSPPEHANMWPLQRPEDNEPGRRGSFTKSLEPQVCVQVKEEYPDEEYTPPVNSGDLFFRSPVANRGSNSALQVNMPSSYHRVGRARQGWQVEGSVLKKGAQGDGLTEEEAPRVQAYEYQLGDGSTEEGCEMEDHPSAHAFEYKLEDSPKLCVQEYKLEASPKFFVQENKLEDSPKLCVQEYKLEDSPKLCVQEYKLEDSPKLYVQEYKLEESPKVHSYQCKLEGEGGSPHYDIMHRAGDNPGEGELNPKSQPEGENHNRSADSPDDALDYTFEQLKENIKSRCIKSIPIDINMYINREQMKSGFDYDQVHVVNLTNSEKIKNIIFPKGKEEEKANSFFCLTDKKQVSEYADLFNGSLSIKEAGGMENQVRSTSGGGSGEDISFNNIDERQRDLYFKSNLFEKLQICGQFNKGFVISKIDLLYFQRGTEGKVVDPGGSGGEEAEPKGNSNYALFIIDQHAADEKSNFEKYNKIFTMKSQKLISKIDLELSPAQIYIIEKNLEIFLHNGFDVEIVEEPAQKRRRLKADDSADAIDPTNVTDATDTGEGVLMQVKVYLLSLPVFNGKILEVEDFMSLLHHLTEHPITYDKAKFQMFIRNKGQPNKKTDTWFNHNFPRPQKVWRILASKACRNAIMVGKPLNVTEMIKIKKKLSVLKNPWNCPHGRPTIKYIINDMDIKSCFENYYVKLYDEITNLVVTKNYDAYKYLFHNHAFFLIMSTKPMLGPLLKFQ